From the genome of Colwellia psychrerythraea 34H, one region includes:
- a CDS encoding MmcQ/YjbR family DNA-binding protein, whose protein sequence is MEFENLKKYILSKPESTLEFPFGEDTSVFKVKNKMFALVGERNNLMMMNLKCDPDEGAALRDIYPAITEGYHMDKKHWISIYFDSSVPENEVLRLIDNSYMLVVSKMTKKDQESILIKI, encoded by the coding sequence ATGGAATTTGAAAACCTAAAAAAATATATTTTATCTAAACCTGAATCTACTTTGGAGTTTCCGTTTGGTGAAGATACATCTGTCTTTAAAGTTAAAAATAAAATGTTTGCCTTGGTTGGAGAAAGAAACAATTTAATGATGATGAATTTAAAATGTGATCCTGATGAAGGTGCTGCTTTGCGAGATATATATCCTGCAATAACTGAAGGATACCATATGGACAAAAAGCACTGGATAAGCATCTATTTTGATAGCTCAGTGCCTGAAAATGAGGTACTACGATTAATTGATAATTCTTACATGTTAGTTGTTAGTAAAATGACTAAAAAAGATCAAGAGTCGATTTTGATTAAAATTTAA
- a CDS encoding HNH endonuclease has translation MIKLERETKPDYLSDEKVFELTESFKATKKSVWNHDHIKIPLLRSSHSKCAYCECPLTSASNYMEVEHFEDKNHYPEKVVLWENLLPSCKKCNGAKGQHDVIGDPIINPYVEDPKNHLSMRLYRFRAKSDKGQSTIEVTQLNSSDRSVFCRYEIGEKISEMIDLGFERWNEYLVRNNTRSKNKLVNLVQGLLNECQPTSSYSASTATNLLTDPKFIELMSLMREADIVSEELDDLILKASTLVLDYV, from the coding sequence ATGATAAAATTGGAAAGAGAAACTAAACCTGATTATTTATCAGATGAGAAAGTTTTTGAACTCACGGAAAGCTTTAAAGCTACTAAAAAATCGGTTTGGAACCATGACCATATAAAAATACCACTGCTGAGATCTAGTCATAGTAAATGTGCTTATTGTGAATGCCCGTTGACTTCTGCAAGCAACTATATGGAAGTTGAGCATTTTGAGGATAAAAATCATTATCCAGAAAAGGTGGTTCTATGGGAAAATCTGTTACCATCTTGTAAGAAGTGCAATGGAGCTAAAGGTCAACATGATGTAATCGGTGATCCAATAATTAATCCATATGTTGAAGACCCAAAAAATCACCTATCAATGCGTTTATATCGGTTTAGGGCAAAATCTGATAAAGGTCAGAGCACAATTGAAGTGACACAATTAAACAGCTCAGATAGATCGGTATTTTGCCGTTATGAAATAGGTGAAAAAATCAGTGAAATGATTGATCTAGGTTTTGAACGTTGGAATGAATATTTAGTAAGAAATAATACTCGTAGTAAAAATAAGTTAGTTAATTTAGTCCAGGGACTACTTAATGAGTGCCAACCTACATCTTCTTACTCGGCTTCTACAGCTACGAACTTACTCACAGATCCTAAGTTTATTGAATTGATGTCTCTGATGAGAGAAGCAGACATAGTATCTGAAGAATTAGATGATTTGATTCTGAAAGCTTCTACTTTAGTACTTGATTATGTTTAA
- a CDS encoding recombinase family protein, whose product MYRKYAISYIRFSTAEQSLGDSYNRQFEEAERFCFENNIKIVKDYKDLGKSAYKSVNLAPESGLNYFLNALKRGEISNPKETHLLVESLDRLSRAQVTTSMHLFLGILKQGISILTLADGKVYEQGCELSDIVTSVMMLAKAHQESVDKSYRIGKVWKRKKEAARADAKNKAGTDKKVTALTKMCPFWLKIVKENDRFVYEIKEIEVNTVKLIFDLATGDAIDNEVELSISVENTKFSSIEIARILNNENIPIIKSGKRKRTDYWHASNINRIITNKAVYGIYQPKLLVKKEYTHHDDFNESYPVEKPYFENDGEAIEEFFPVIISKDKFDRATHQREEKFKGKRGKKGKRFSNLFNGLALCRKCQSSMVHSDKGTSKKGKRWVYLQCSNARIKGGCSATSINYSILEYNVLQFVQGTNFSELISNIQLPSVGEISQQQNIIDIVEANLNKISKQFHKYMEFDDDNDPDFADEIKLKLIELRKEKRTLNSKWSNEKVKLGNMLTRTSSVNLDEMSFKKLIKEIDISNQSKENDDVYFKRQKVNSLLTSLISHVYVDTLRLKALIFYKSNVIQLVDIKDEIATGTIFSTVRLPSFKFSSKIESSYQDAFKDAFYDLVMMLIDGKMNMSATSLNESENEGLLNLEKNFSHVMSYPKILADSFKAGGNDFSVKFNEEQYWFEVS is encoded by the coding sequence ATGTATCGTAAATACGCTATTAGTTATATACGCTTTTCTACTGCAGAACAATCACTAGGAGATTCGTATAATAGGCAGTTTGAAGAAGCAGAAAGATTTTGTTTCGAAAATAATATTAAGATAGTTAAGGATTACAAAGATCTCGGAAAGTCAGCATACAAGTCAGTTAACCTTGCCCCTGAATCTGGTCTTAATTATTTTTTAAATGCTTTAAAAAGGGGGGAGATATCAAATCCTAAAGAAACTCATTTATTAGTTGAATCTCTAGATCGATTATCCCGTGCTCAAGTCACTACAAGTATGCATTTATTTTTAGGTATTCTTAAACAAGGAATATCAATTCTTACGTTAGCGGATGGGAAGGTTTATGAGCAAGGTTGTGAGCTATCAGATATTGTAACAAGTGTAATGATGTTGGCAAAAGCGCATCAAGAAAGTGTAGACAAATCTTATCGTATAGGAAAGGTATGGAAGAGAAAAAAAGAAGCTGCTAGGGCTGATGCTAAGAATAAAGCGGGTACAGATAAGAAAGTTACAGCTTTAACAAAAATGTGTCCATTTTGGTTGAAAATAGTTAAAGAAAATGATCGATTCGTATATGAAATAAAAGAAATAGAAGTGAATACGGTGAAGTTAATTTTTGACTTGGCTACAGGAGATGCGATTGATAATGAAGTTGAGCTGTCAATATCCGTTGAAAATACTAAATTTAGTTCTATTGAAATTGCCAGAATTTTAAATAACGAAAATATTCCCATTATCAAAAGTGGTAAAAGAAAAAGAACAGACTACTGGCATGCATCAAATATAAACAGAATTATTACAAATAAAGCAGTTTACGGTATATATCAGCCTAAATTATTAGTGAAAAAAGAATATACACATCATGATGATTTTAATGAATCTTATCCAGTAGAGAAACCGTATTTTGAAAATGATGGTGAAGCAATTGAAGAATTTTTCCCTGTAATAATATCTAAAGACAAATTTGATCGCGCAACTCATCAACGAGAAGAAAAATTTAAAGGAAAACGAGGTAAAAAAGGAAAAAGATTTTCAAATTTATTTAATGGATTAGCTCTCTGCAGAAAGTGTCAATCAAGTATGGTTCATTCAGATAAGGGAACCAGTAAAAAAGGCAAACGTTGGGTATACTTACAATGTTCAAATGCTCGCATTAAAGGTGGTTGTTCAGCTACGAGTATTAACTACAGTATATTAGAATATAACGTGCTGCAGTTTGTTCAAGGAACAAATTTTTCTGAATTAATTAGTAATATTCAATTACCAAGCGTTGGGGAAATTAGCCAACAGCAAAATATTATCGATATTGTGGAAGCGAACTTAAATAAAATAAGCAAACAGTTTCATAAATACATGGAATTTGATGATGACAATGATCCCGATTTCGCTGATGAAATAAAACTAAAGCTAATTGAATTAAGAAAGGAAAAACGTACATTAAATAGTAAATGGAGTAATGAAAAAGTTAAATTAGGAAATATGTTAACACGCACTTCATCAGTGAACTTAGATGAAATGTCTTTTAAAAAATTGATAAAAGAAATCGATATTTCAAATCAATCAAAAGAAAATGATGACGTATATTTTAAACGTCAAAAAGTTAATAGTTTACTTACATCATTAATTTCTCATGTTTATGTCGACACCCTGCGTTTAAAAGCTCTAATTTTTTATAAAAGTAATGTAATACAATTAGTAGATATTAAAGATGAGATTGCAACAGGAACCATTTTTTCAACTGTTCGTTTACCAAGCTTTAAGTTTTCATCCAAGATTGAAAGCTCATATCAGGATGCGTTTAAAGATGCGTTTTATGATCTTGTCATGATGTTGATTGACGGAAAAATGAATATGTCTGCAACCTCTTTAAATGAATCAGAAAATGAGGGACTGTTAAATTTAGAAAAAAACTTTAGTCATGTAATGTCTTACCCAAAAATTTTGGCAGATTCTTTTAAAGCAGGAGGGAATGATTTTAGCGTTAAATTCAATGAAGAGCAGTATTGGTTTGAGGTTAGTTAA
- a CDS encoding TlpA family protein disulfide reductase, with the protein MWVKTLLFTNVIFLISALLMGTLFISGLVQAEPVGNSSIEFSKIRFEQVTQERKGQKWLALLWSVDCPPCMKELALVQKLQQKQKNLAVVIINTDTEESSEQKRADIIKHFKLMNLKNFHFTQGQEAQQRYQVDPQWFGELPRSYFIDEQGKFHGKSGLIAEEFLTQWLLIL; encoded by the coding sequence ATGTGGGTAAAAACACTACTATTTACTAATGTAATTTTTCTTATTAGTGCGCTGCTGATGGGCACGCTATTCATTAGTGGCTTAGTTCAAGCAGAGCCTGTAGGTAATAGCTCTATTGAGTTTAGCAAAATTCGTTTTGAACAAGTGACACAAGAGAGAAAAGGTCAAAAGTGGTTAGCGTTACTTTGGTCTGTTGACTGTCCTCCTTGTATGAAAGAACTCGCATTAGTGCAAAAGTTACAACAAAAACAGAAAAATTTAGCGGTAGTGATCATAAATACAGACACTGAAGAGAGCAGTGAGCAGAAAAGAGCCGACATTATAAAACACTTTAAACTGATGAATTTGAAAAACTTTCACTTCACACAAGGGCAGGAGGCTCAACAAAGGTACCAAGTTGACCCTCAATGGTTTGGTGAATTGCCGCGCAGCTACTTTATTGATGAACAGGGAAAGTTTCATGGAAAGAGTGGTTTAATCGCTGAAGAGTTTTTAACGCAGTGGTTATTAATACTTTAA
- a CDS encoding TonB-dependent receptor: MQPYVFTPSLLALLIANTCYASSAETLPDGSAKSDLERITVTATRKEALDTDLAMSVHGISEEELQMDNGQHVAESLNSISGVLIDQLSGGQGHKTSIRMPMNTSGYYLFLQDNVPLQSAAFFNHNALWWSSFNSNVGRMEVLKGAGTALYGSGAVAATVNILTKPVVEQTETAMDVVLGQEQYGKVQISHSNKLSNTQGIRASASYVTNEGWRDHTASQRAEINLRHEYELSANERLITSFTASDLEQEMAASLNDDQIENDRTNSGLSDEVLASDPLRKTQYMRLTTQWDQMNEDSYYSVIPYLRHRTNDYTATWNKNMPRVQSTVNTVGLLALANFVHTADNETTIGVDFEYTEGDQLSYQPLDFTTTGWGADTFVKGEKFYDDTTSYTSISPYLQHKRTLTKNLDLTLGVRYDYAKYEFTNHLGVYGDIGHGKISLEDRDDDFSHLSPKASLNYHLSENTSTYFRYANSFRLPTAGSLYHLTTKDSEVAAPVDPETSDTYEIGYKGNFDNITFDAALYFMDVDDGIVHAYNDQGQRYLTNATRVLHKGIELSTLWVINDELNLSVAYSKSKHEFDEHDDYSGNEMRMAPDYIANVRLRYLPSYLEGFSSQVELQSVGEYWMDDANSTDPDTGLERKDDGYSIVNLKARYQLNSQLSFNARILNLTDKVYAQGGEYRYGKNSWSPGAPRTAYMGMSYQW; encoded by the coding sequence ATGCAGCCTTACGTTTTTACTCCATCTCTATTGGCTTTACTTATTGCCAATACTTGTTATGCATCATCAGCTGAAACATTACCCGACGGTTCGGCCAAAAGTGATCTTGAACGAATAACTGTTACCGCAACCCGTAAAGAAGCCCTTGATACAGACTTAGCCATGTCTGTGCATGGTATAAGTGAAGAAGAACTCCAAATGGATAATGGCCAGCATGTCGCTGAATCATTAAACAGTATTTCAGGGGTGTTAATTGATCAGTTATCAGGTGGTCAAGGTCATAAAACATCAATTAGAATGCCGATGAATACCAGTGGTTACTATTTATTTCTGCAAGATAATGTGCCTTTACAGTCAGCTGCATTTTTCAATCATAATGCCTTGTGGTGGTCTAGTTTCAATTCTAATGTTGGCCGAATGGAAGTACTTAAAGGGGCAGGAACCGCTTTGTATGGCTCGGGCGCTGTTGCCGCCACCGTAAACATTTTGACCAAACCGGTTGTCGAACAAACTGAAACTGCGATGGATGTTGTGTTGGGTCAAGAGCAATACGGTAAAGTACAAATTAGTCACAGTAATAAACTTTCAAATACACAAGGTATTCGAGCATCGGCTTCCTATGTCACAAATGAAGGCTGGCGAGATCATACAGCCTCACAGCGTGCAGAGATCAACTTGCGCCATGAATATGAATTATCAGCCAATGAGCGGTTAATCACCTCTTTTACTGCCTCTGATCTTGAACAAGAAATGGCAGCGAGCTTGAATGATGACCAGATTGAAAACGATCGTACTAACTCAGGTTTATCTGATGAAGTACTGGCGAGTGATCCTTTACGTAAAACACAATATATGCGTTTAACAACGCAGTGGGATCAAATGAATGAGGACAGTTATTATTCTGTAATTCCTTACTTGCGTCACCGTACTAATGATTATACGGCGACATGGAATAAGAACATGCCTAGAGTGCAATCGACAGTGAATACGGTAGGTTTATTAGCGCTGGCGAATTTTGTTCATACGGCTGACAATGAAACAACAATAGGTGTTGATTTTGAATACACTGAAGGTGACCAACTCTCTTATCAGCCACTAGATTTCACCACGACAGGTTGGGGCGCTGATACCTTTGTCAAAGGTGAGAAATTCTACGATGACACCACAAGTTACACCAGCATTTCACCTTACCTGCAACACAAGCGCACATTGACAAAAAATCTCGATTTAACCCTTGGGGTTCGTTATGACTATGCGAAATATGAATTTACTAATCACCTTGGGGTTTATGGTGATATAGGACATGGAAAAATAAGCTTAGAAGACAGAGATGATGATTTTTCACATCTCAGCCCTAAAGCAAGTTTGAATTATCATTTATCTGAGAATACGAGTACCTATTTTAGGTATGCCAACAGCTTTAGATTACCAACAGCGGGTAGCCTTTATCATTTAACCACTAAGGATAGTGAAGTTGCTGCACCTGTTGATCCTGAAACTTCAGACACCTATGAGATAGGCTATAAAGGTAATTTTGATAACATAACATTCGATGCAGCTCTATATTTTATGGATGTTGATGACGGCATAGTACATGCCTATAACGATCAAGGTCAGCGTTATTTAACTAACGCCACTCGGGTACTTCATAAAGGTATTGAGCTATCTACTTTATGGGTAATCAATGACGAATTAAATTTGAGCGTTGCTTACAGTAAGAGTAAACATGAATTTGATGAACATGACGATTATTCAGGTAATGAAATGCGTATGGCACCCGATTACATTGCTAATGTTCGCTTACGTTATTTACCAAGTTACCTTGAAGGTTTCTCAAGCCAAGTAGAGCTACAATCGGTTGGCGAATACTGGATGGATGATGCAAACAGCACAGACCCTGACACTGGCCTTGAAAGAAAAGATGATGGTTACAGCATTGTTAACTTAAAAGCGCGTTATCAGCTAAATAGTCAACTTTCTTTCAATGCAAGAATTCTTAATTTAACAGACAAGGTCTATGCCCAAGGCGGTGAATATCGTTATGGCAAAAATTCTTGGTCACCGGGTGCGCCCAGAACTGCTTATATGGGTATGAGTTATCAATGGTAA
- a CDS encoding AAA family ATPase, producing MKLLSFELNGTNHKFISNECNDLDNKYTFLVGENGSGKTECLVQIINSLNRYQLQHEQHEQHRDMLDKHLENRYKSSLVDFKIKSNLVFEKKDEKISISFEKTDAPREIIGFDGKKINLNQNSFRYIYNFKTSATVCNKADYDKESSIIAISESPYNKFPILQSDSYFNYYNIGVNTEEKNEYLNHQSDDYVHPKVKQLTMSICGSLSEHHKTNFSHLFRMLGFSEKIKFTLKIKDSFKYLNNNSKELAERVVSNRYRDTRFSSVGKNTEKEIESKKNQDKTEIIKAIDGLHKLEPNLFTIESNQYHDSMNRELDFDIDFNSYTLMTGYVKTLIEYDVLFVSNIYFYNLKFEKQSIDSSRLSSGQLCVLNLIFGISSKILNNSLILIDEPEISLHPHWQSNIISVIHNSFKNYTACHFIIATHSPHIISNVIKNNSSLVLMENSENNNLANDIINTEYGCQGWTVEEILHDIMGMSDTRTDEYHQRIKEFEVAIEQDNYLLAKASFTELDNLLHPNNHLRKLLKLDLVSVKSEVE from the coding sequence ATGAAGTTATTGAGTTTTGAATTAAACGGAACAAATCATAAATTCATATCAAATGAATGTAATGATTTAGATAATAAGTATACTTTTCTGGTAGGCGAAAATGGGTCGGGGAAAACGGAGTGTTTAGTTCAAATAATTAATTCTCTTAATCGTTATCAGCTTCAGCATGAACAGCATGAACAGCATAGGGATATGTTGGATAAACACCTAGAAAATAGATATAAATCTTCATTAGTCGATTTTAAAATTAAATCTAATTTGGTTTTCGAAAAAAAAGATGAAAAAATAAGTATTTCGTTTGAAAAAACAGATGCACCAAGAGAAATAATTGGATTCGATGGTAAAAAAATAAACTTAAATCAAAATTCATTTCGATATATCTATAATTTCAAAACATCGGCTACGGTATGTAATAAAGCTGATTATGACAAAGAGAGCAGTATAATTGCAATTTCGGAAAGTCCTTATAATAAGTTCCCTATATTGCAATCAGATTCCTATTTCAATTATTACAATATAGGGGTAAATACAGAAGAAAAAAATGAATATTTAAATCATCAAAGTGATGATTATGTTCATCCAAAAGTTAAACAATTAACAATGTCTATTTGTGGATCTTTATCTGAGCATCATAAGACTAATTTTAGTCATTTATTTAGAATGTTAGGTTTCTCGGAGAAAATAAAATTTACACTTAAAATAAAAGATAGTTTTAAATATTTAAATAATAACAGTAAAGAATTAGCAGAAAGAGTGGTTTCAAACAGATATAGAGATACTAGATTTTCTAGTGTAGGTAAAAATACAGAAAAAGAAATTGAAAGTAAAAAAAATCAAGATAAAACCGAAATTATAAAAGCTATAGATGGTTTACATAAATTAGAGCCTAATTTATTCACTATAGAATCAAATCAATATCATGACTCTATGAATAGAGAGTTGGATTTTGACATTGATTTTAATAGCTATACATTGATGACTGGTTATGTAAAAACGTTAATTGAATATGACGTATTATTTGTTTCAAATATTTATTTTTATAATCTAAAATTTGAAAAGCAAAGTATTGATTCTAGTAGATTAAGTTCAGGTCAATTATGTGTATTAAATCTTATTTTCGGAATATCATCAAAAATACTCAATAACTCCTTAATATTAATAGATGAGCCTGAGATAAGTCTACATCCACACTGGCAATCTAATATCATTTCAGTTATTCATAATTCATTTAAAAATTACACAGCGTGTCATTTTATTATTGCGACACATTCACCTCATATTATATCGAATGTAATTAAAAATAACTCATCTCTTGTACTTATGGAAAACAGTGAAAATAATAATTTAGCTAATGATATTATAAATACAGAATATGGCTGCCAAGGTTGGACTGTTGAAGAAATACTTCATGATATTATGGGTATGTCTGATACAAGAACAGATGAATACCACCAGAGAATTAAAGAATTTGAGGTTGCTATTGAACAAGATAACTATTTACTCGCAAAAGCTTCTTTTACTGAACTAGATAACTTACTCCATCCAAATAACCATTTAAGAAAACTCCTTAAACTTGACTTAGTGTCAGTAAAAAGTGAAGTCGAATGA
- a CDS encoding sialidase family protein, translated as MKNINNRLKLLILVTFILSTGISQQVLAEPMDHSQHQGQKSVKQAKTICQKIAVTCGKTVTSAFAPNGDFWRIWSQQDNIYYQISPDNGQNFGIAKAVGIAKEKISARNENRPKIAFDSKQGVYLSWASPREKKYTADIRYSYSSDYGKTFSTPITVNDDGLLTGHSFNEMVVNDEGDVSIVWLDGRLKQRKDAGNGSAIFIASGNMTKAKSQFVNQEVVNGTCVCCRLAVDYNQQGKLAILWRHIYGDNIREFAITTLGEQSTPYQVSHDHWKINGCPHQGGALSIAQDNRYHMVWYNQGDKGKGIFYSYSNDAGKSLSLPLAVGEQAAQAAHPHMSERKGVIDIVWTQFTGTEHQLWHQQSTDKGVTFGIARVLATSTKGSDRPFIVQGQNNSFVSWHRFQQGHWLNQL; from the coding sequence ATGAAAAATATTAACAACCGACTAAAGCTATTAATTTTGGTGACCTTTATCTTAAGCACGGGCATTAGTCAGCAAGTGTTGGCTGAGCCCATGGATCATAGTCAGCATCAAGGTCAAAAATCAGTAAAGCAAGCGAAGACAATTTGTCAAAAAATTGCAGTGACATGTGGAAAAACGGTTACCAGTGCTTTTGCACCTAACGGTGACTTTTGGCGAATTTGGAGTCAACAAGATAACATTTATTATCAAATTTCACCTGATAACGGTCAAAATTTTGGTATAGCTAAAGCTGTTGGTATAGCCAAAGAAAAGATATCAGCACGAAATGAGAATAGACCCAAAATAGCGTTTGATTCAAAGCAAGGTGTCTATTTGTCGTGGGCTTCACCGCGTGAGAAAAAATACACCGCAGATATTCGATATAGTTATTCCAGTGATTACGGTAAAACTTTTTCCACGCCTATTACCGTAAACGATGATGGTTTGCTCACGGGACATAGCTTTAATGAAATGGTAGTCAACGACGAAGGCGACGTTAGCATCGTCTGGTTAGATGGTCGTTTAAAGCAAAGGAAAGATGCCGGCAATGGCTCTGCCATTTTCATTGCCAGTGGCAACATGACAAAAGCAAAATCACAGTTTGTTAATCAAGAAGTCGTTAATGGCACCTGCGTTTGTTGCAGGTTAGCGGTGGATTATAACCAGCAAGGTAAGCTCGCTATATTATGGCGTCATATTTATGGGGATAATATCAGAGAATTTGCCATTACCACGCTAGGTGAGCAGAGTACGCCCTATCAAGTAAGTCATGATCACTGGAAAATAAACGGTTGCCCACACCAAGGAGGCGCTTTATCTATAGCTCAAGATAATCGCTATCACATGGTTTGGTACAACCAAGGTGATAAAGGCAAAGGTATTTTCTATAGCTATTCTAACGATGCAGGTAAGTCATTATCATTACCTTTAGCGGTTGGGGAACAAGCAGCACAAGCGGCTCATCCACATATGAGTGAAAGAAAGGGTGTTATTGATATTGTTTGGACCCAATTCACAGGAACTGAACATCAGTTATGGCATCAACAATCTACCGATAAAGGCGTGACGTTTGGAATTGCTAGGGTGCTAGCAACATCGACTAAGGGTTCTGATAGACCTTTTATAGTCCAAGGACAAAACAATAGTTTTGTGTCTTGGCATCGCTTTCAACAAGGTCATTGGTTGAACCAATTATGA